A genomic region of Solanum dulcamara chromosome 2, daSolDulc1.2, whole genome shotgun sequence contains the following coding sequences:
- the LOC129880076 gene encoding pentatricopeptide repeat-containing protein At2g30100, chloroplastic, whose product MATVNEIASFNYLGLSNSVFPKRCRLVIPQTCLKLRGFRVLGGGGCSSQNPSFVNLRRNGFKLFNSVELDSFVASDDEEKNEMSDCFFEAIEELERMTREPSDVLEEMNERLSDRELQLVLVYFAQEGRDSWCALEVFEWLRKENRVDKETMELMVSIMCGWVQKLIGSKSEAGDVVDLLVDMDCVGLNPSFSMVEKVISLYWDAGEREGAVSFVKEVLRRQIAYSDGNADGHKAGPAGYLAWRMMEEGNYKDAVKLVIDIRDSGLKPELYSYLIAMTAVVKELNEFGKALRKLKGFARTGLVAELDFENLRLIEEYQADLLAEGVQVSDWLIQEGGPSLFGVVHERLLAMYVCAGRGIEAERHLWQMKLAGKEVSRDLHDIVLAICASQKELGPISRLLTRMETSSSLQKKKTLSWLLRGYIKGGHLENAAETVIKMLDLGLYPDFLDRAAVLQRLRRRIQQSGSLELETYLNLCKHLSDASLIGPCLVYLYIKKYRLWIIRTL is encoded by the exons ATGGCTACTGTTAATGAAATTGCATCTTTTAACTACTTGGGGTTAAGTAATTCCGTTTTTCCTAAACGTTGTCGTTTAGTTATTCCTCAAACTTGTTTGAAATTGAGGGGTTTCCGGGTTTTGGGTGGTGGGGGTTGTAGTAGTCAAAACCCTAGTTTTGTTAATCTAAGGAGGAATGGGTTTAAGTTGTTTAATTCGGTTGAATTGGATAGTTTTGTAGCGAGTGATGATGAAGAAAAGAATGAGATGAGTGATTGTTTCTTCGAGGCGATTGAGGAATTAGAAAGAATGACGAGAGAGCCATCAGATGTACTTGAGGAAATGAATGAGAGGTTATCTGATAGAGAATTGCAGTTGGTGTTGGTGTATTTTGCGCAGGAAGGGAGGGATTCGTGGTGTGCGTTGGAGGTGTTTGAGTGGTTAAGGAAAGAGAATAGAGTCGATAAGGAGACGATGGAGCTTATGGTTTCTATAATGTGTGGATGGGTACAGAAGCTGATTGGGTCTAAGAGTGAAGCTGGGGATGTAGTGGATTTGTTGGTAGATATGGATTGTGTAGGATTGAACCCGAGCTTTAGTATGGTTGAAAAGGTTATATCTTTGTATTGGGACGCGGGTGAGAGGGAGGGAGCTGTGTCGTTCGTGAAGGAGGTGTTGAGGAGGCAGATTGCTTACTCAGATGGCAATGCAGATGGGCATAAGGCTGGTCCTGCTGGTTATCTTGCTTGGAGAATGATG GAGGAGGGTAATTACAAGGATGCGGTCAAATTAGTTATTGACATTCGAGATTCTGGATTGAAGCCAGAGTTATACAGCTATTTGATTGCAATGACAGCTGTGGTAAAAGAGCTGAATGAATTTGGAAAAGCTTTACGCAAATTAAAAGGTTTTGCCAGAACTGGTCTCGTTGCTGAGCTTGATTTTGAAAATCTAAGGCTCATTGAAGAATATCAAGCAGATCTGTTGGCTGAAGGTGTACAGGTGTCCGATTGGTTGATTCAAGAGGGTGGTCCTTCTCTTTTTGGGGTGGTTCATGAGAGGCTTCTTGCAATGTATGTTTGTGCTGGCCGTGGAATAGAAGCTGAGAGACATCTGTGGCAAATGAAGCTTGCTGGTAAGGAAGTCAGCAGAGATCTTCATGACATTGTCTTAGCAATATGTGCTTCCCAAAAGGAGCTAGGCCCCATCTCAAGGTTGCTTACCAGAATGGAGACTTCAAGCTCATTACAGAAAAAGAAAACACTGTCATGGCTGTTGAGAGGTTACATTAAAGGGGGGCACTTAGAGAATGCTGCAGAAACAGTAATTAAGATGCTTGACTTGGGTTTGTATCCAGATTTTCTGGACAGAGCAGCTGTGCTGCAGAGACTAAGGAGACGTATTCAACAATCTGGAAGCTTGgaattggaaacttaccttaaccTCTGCAAACACCTTTCAGATGCGAGTTTGATTGGTCCGTGCCTTGTATATCTGTATATAAAGAAATATCGACTTTGGATAATAAGGACACTTTGA
- the LOC129880077 gene encoding ubiquinone biosynthesis protein COQ4 homolog, mitochondrial isoform X1 has protein sequence MLNWVVMIQGSRLGLKGWQQAAVALGSAVGALLDPRRADLIAALGETTGKPAFDRVLERMKKSPEGREILLERPRVISTKVGHAWDLPDSTFGAAYARFMGSRNFSPDDRPPVRFMETEELAYVAMRAREVHDFWHTLFGLPTNLIGETALKVIEFEQMLLPMCLMSVLGGTARFSDKQRSLFYQHYFPWALKAGARSTDLMCVYYEKHFHEDLEDVRRKWGIIPAPPPPRPNATIVVPL, from the exons ATGTTG aattggGTTGTCATGATACAAGGTAGTCGTCTTGGGTTGAAAGGGTGGCAGCAGGCTGCTGTTGCACTTGGTTCTGCTGTGGGTGCGTTGTTAGATCCTCGAAGAGCAGATCTTATTGCTGCTTTGGGAGAGACGACGGGGAAACCAGCTTTTGATAGGGTTCTTGAAAGGATGAAGAAGAGTCCTGAAGGCAGA GAAATACTGTTGGAGCGACCTCGTGTGATCTCTACAAAAGTGGGGCATGCATGGGACCTACCTGATAGCACTTTTGGTGCTGCATACGCAAGGTTTATGGGATCTAGGAACTTTTCACCAGATGATCGCCCACCAGTGCGATTCATGGAAACTGAAGAGTTGGCATATGTAGCTATGCGTGCTCGCGAGGTGCATGACTTTTGGCACACCCTTTTTGGCCTTCCAACAAACCTGATTGGAGAAACAGCACTAAAAGTGATCGAGTTTGAACAGATGCTACTCCCCATGTGTTTGATGTCTGTGCTGGGGGGTACAGCAAGGTTTAGTGACAAGCAAAGGAGCTTGTTCTACCAGCATTACTTCCCATGGGCACTTAAGGCTGGAGCTCGTAGCACAGATCTTATGTGCGTGTactatgaaaaacattttcacGAGGATTTGGAAGATGTTCGTCGTAAATGGGGAATAATTCCAGCTCCACCTCCTCCAAGACCAAATGCAACAATTGTTGTACCTCTTTGA
- the LOC129880077 gene encoding ubiquinone biosynthesis protein COQ4 homolog, mitochondrial isoform X2: MIQGSRLGLKGWQQAAVALGSAVGALLDPRRADLIAALGETTGKPAFDRVLERMKKSPEGREILLERPRVISTKVGHAWDLPDSTFGAAYARFMGSRNFSPDDRPPVRFMETEELAYVAMRAREVHDFWHTLFGLPTNLIGETALKVIEFEQMLLPMCLMSVLGGTARFSDKQRSLFYQHYFPWALKAGARSTDLMCVYYEKHFHEDLEDVRRKWGIIPAPPPPRPNATIVVPL; the protein is encoded by the exons ATGATACAAGGTAGTCGTCTTGGGTTGAAAGGGTGGCAGCAGGCTGCTGTTGCACTTGGTTCTGCTGTGGGTGCGTTGTTAGATCCTCGAAGAGCAGATCTTATTGCTGCTTTGGGAGAGACGACGGGGAAACCAGCTTTTGATAGGGTTCTTGAAAGGATGAAGAAGAGTCCTGAAGGCAGA GAAATACTGTTGGAGCGACCTCGTGTGATCTCTACAAAAGTGGGGCATGCATGGGACCTACCTGATAGCACTTTTGGTGCTGCATACGCAAGGTTTATGGGATCTAGGAACTTTTCACCAGATGATCGCCCACCAGTGCGATTCATGGAAACTGAAGAGTTGGCATATGTAGCTATGCGTGCTCGCGAGGTGCATGACTTTTGGCACACCCTTTTTGGCCTTCCAACAAACCTGATTGGAGAAACAGCACTAAAAGTGATCGAGTTTGAACAGATGCTACTCCCCATGTGTTTGATGTCTGTGCTGGGGGGTACAGCAAGGTTTAGTGACAAGCAAAGGAGCTTGTTCTACCAGCATTACTTCCCATGGGCACTTAAGGCTGGAGCTCGTAGCACAGATCTTATGTGCGTGTactatgaaaaacattttcacGAGGATTTGGAAGATGTTCGTCGTAAATGGGGAATAATTCCAGCTCCACCTCCTCCAAGACCAAATGCAACAATTGTTGTACCTCTTTGA